One Streptomyces showdoensis genomic region harbors:
- the ptsP gene encoding phosphoenolpyruvate--protein phosphotransferase: METTLRGVGVSHGVAIGEVRHMGTAVLEPPAKQIPADEAEREQGRARQAVEAVAADLIARGNLAGGEAQAVLEAQAMIAQDPELIADVDRRIVVGSTAERGIYDAFSHYRELLAGAGEYMAGRVADLDDVRNRIVARLLGVPMPGVPDSDEPYVLIARDLAPADTALLDPALVLGFVTEEGGPTSHSAILARALGVPAVVALPGAGELAEGTVVAVDGSTGEIFVDPSEEKKAELTKAAEARKAALSASSGPGATSDGHKVPLLANVGGPADVPAAVEAGAEGVGLFRTEFLFLDDSKHAPSEEKQIEAYRKVLEAFPEGRVVVRVLDAGADKPLEFLTPADEPNPALGVRGLRTLLDHPEVLRTQLTALAKAAEGLPVYLEVMAPMVADRTDAKAFADACREAGLRAKFGAMVEIPSAALRARSILQEVEFLSLGTNDLAQYTFAADRQVGAVSRLQDPWQPALLDLVALSAEAAKAEGKSCGVCGEAASDPLLACVLTGLGVTSLSMGAASIPYVRATLAKYTLAQCERAAAAARAADTAHDARMAAQAVLSGE, from the coding sequence ATGGAGACAACGCTGCGAGGCGTCGGTGTCAGCCACGGAGTGGCGATCGGCGAGGTCCGGCACATGGGCACGGCGGTTCTCGAGCCGCCGGCCAAGCAGATTCCCGCCGACGAGGCGGAGCGCGAACAGGGGCGCGCCCGCCAGGCTGTGGAGGCTGTTGCTGCCGACCTGATTGCACGCGGCAATCTGGCGGGTGGCGAGGCCCAGGCCGTGCTCGAGGCCCAGGCGATGATCGCCCAGGACCCGGAGCTCATCGCCGACGTCGACCGCCGGATCGTGGTCGGCAGCACGGCCGAGCGCGGTATCTACGACGCTTTCTCGCACTACCGGGAGCTCCTCGCGGGCGCCGGTGAGTACATGGCCGGCCGGGTGGCCGACCTGGACGACGTGCGCAACCGGATCGTGGCGCGCCTGCTCGGCGTGCCGATGCCGGGCGTGCCGGACAGCGACGAGCCGTACGTGCTGATCGCGCGGGATCTTGCCCCCGCCGACACGGCGCTGCTCGACCCGGCGCTGGTCCTCGGTTTCGTGACCGAGGAGGGCGGGCCGACCAGCCACAGCGCGATCCTCGCGCGGGCGCTGGGCGTTCCGGCCGTGGTCGCGCTGCCCGGTGCGGGTGAGCTGGCCGAGGGCACGGTCGTCGCGGTGGACGGTTCCACCGGTGAGATCTTCGTGGACCCGAGCGAGGAGAAGAAGGCGGAGCTGACGAAGGCCGCCGAGGCGCGCAAGGCCGCGCTTTCCGCCTCCAGCGGTCCTGGTGCCACCTCGGACGGGCACAAGGTGCCGCTGCTGGCCAACGTGGGCGGTCCCGCCGACGTGCCCGCGGCGGTGGAGGCCGGTGCCGAGGGCGTGGGTCTGTTCCGTACGGAGTTCCTCTTCCTCGACGACAGCAAGCACGCGCCGTCGGAGGAGAAGCAGATCGAGGCGTACCGCAAGGTGCTCGAGGCGTTCCCCGAGGGCCGTGTGGTGGTGCGTGTGCTGGACGCCGGTGCGGACAAGCCGCTGGAGTTCCTGACTCCGGCGGACGAGCCGAACCCGGCTCTGGGCGTGCGGGGCCTGCGGACCCTGCTCGACCACCCGGAGGTGCTCAGGACCCAGCTGACGGCGCTGGCGAAGGCCGCCGAGGGTCTGCCGGTGTACCTCGAGGTCATGGCGCCGATGGTGGCCGACCGTACGGACGCGAAGGCCTTCGCCGACGCGTGCCGTGAGGCGGGGCTGCGGGCGAAGTTCGGTGCGATGGTGGAGATCCCCTCCGCCGCGCTGCGGGCCCGCTCGATCCTGCAGGAGGTCGAGTTCCTCTCGCTGGGCACGAACGACCTGGCGCAGTACACCTTCGCGGCCGACCGTCAGGTCGGTGCGGTCTCCCGGCTGCAGGACCCGTGGCAGCCGGCGCTGCTCGACCTGGTGGCCCTGTCCGCGGAGGCGGCCAAGGCCGAGGGCAAGAGCTGTGGTGTCTGTGGTGAGGCCGCGTCGGATCCGCTGCTGGCCTGTGTGCTCACGGGGCTGGGTGTGACCTCCCTGTCGATGGGTGCGGCGTCGATTCCGTACGTGCGGGCGACGCTGGCGAAGTACACGCTCGCGCAGTGCGAGCGCGCGGCTGCCGCGGCGCGTGCCGCGGACACCGCGCACGACGCTCGGATGGCCGCGCAGGCGGTGCTGTCCGGGGAGTGA
- a CDS encoding PTS sugar transporter subunit IIA, giving the protein MTSVTSPLAGRAIGLTAVPDPVFSGAMVGPGTAIDPVREPSAAVSPVDGVVVSLHPHAFVVVDGEGHGVLTHLGIDTVQLNGEGFELLVNKGDTVVRGQEIVRWDPAAVEAAGKSPICPIVALEATADSLSSVVDDQDVKAGDALFGWS; this is encoded by the coding sequence ATGACATCCGTGACGTCGCCACTCGCTGGACGCGCCATCGGTCTCACCGCAGTACCCGACCCCGTCTTCTCCGGTGCGATGGTCGGTCCCGGCACCGCCATCGATCCCGTGCGTGAGCCCTCCGCGGCCGTCTCGCCCGTCGACGGTGTCGTCGTCTCTCTCCACCCGCACGCGTTCGTCGTCGTCGACGGAGAGGGCCACGGTGTCCTCACCCACCTCGGGATCGACACCGTTCAGCTCAACGGCGAGGGCTTCGAGCTCCTCGTGAACAAGGGCGACACCGTCGTCCGCGGACAGGAGATCGTCCGCTGGGACCCGGCCGCCGTCGAGGCCGCCGGCAAGTCCCCCATCTGTCCCATCGTGGCCCTGGAGGCCACTGCGGACTCCCTCTCCTCTGTCGTCGACGACCAGGACGTGAAGGCCGGCGACGCGCTCTTCGGCTGGAGCTGA
- a CDS encoding DUF881 domain-containing protein: MSQQPPVRSTGSPPPRPDASMSLLNNVIDHALDDGYAEASARRAAEGGGLPRTIRAKLGLAAGLVLAAAVVTLGAAEARVSAPVVAKERQDLIDRIESETSAADKLEQDVERLRGEVGERQRKALEQHGGDQGEVVALLSGATPVHGPGVKLVVDDAKGADSGGGGPRESAGFSDTGRVRDRDMQRIVNGLWESGAEAVSINGQRLTALSAIRAAGDAILVDNKPLVPPYTVLAVGDGQRLSTAFQDSADGQYLHALQENFGIRTSISAEGDVRLPAAPSLIVRTAEPRGAGAAKATGRATADTGKGTS, from the coding sequence ATGTCGCAGCAGCCCCCCGTTCGGAGCACAGGATCGCCCCCGCCGCGTCCGGACGCGTCCATGTCGCTGCTGAACAACGTGATCGACCACGCGCTGGACGACGGATACGCGGAGGCCTCGGCCCGTCGTGCCGCGGAGGGCGGCGGGCTGCCCCGGACGATCCGGGCCAAGCTGGGTCTCGCGGCCGGCCTGGTGCTGGCGGCGGCCGTGGTGACGCTGGGCGCGGCCGAGGCGCGGGTGTCCGCGCCGGTCGTCGCCAAGGAGCGGCAGGACCTGATCGACCGGATCGAGTCGGAGACCTCGGCGGCCGACAAGCTGGAGCAGGACGTCGAGCGGCTGCGCGGCGAGGTCGGCGAGCGGCAGCGCAAGGCGCTGGAGCAGCACGGCGGCGACCAGGGCGAAGTGGTGGCGCTGCTGTCGGGGGCGACCCCCGTGCACGGCCCCGGGGTGAAGCTGGTCGTGGACGACGCCAAGGGCGCGGACTCGGGTGGCGGCGGTCCCCGTGAGAGTGCCGGCTTCTCGGACACCGGACGGGTGCGGGACCGCGACATGCAGCGGATCGTCAACGGGCTGTGGGAGTCGGGCGCGGAGGCCGTCTCGATCAACGGGCAGCGGCTGACCGCGCTGTCGGCGATCAGGGCCGCGGGCGACGCCATACTGGTCGACAACAAGCCTCTGGTGCCGCCGTACACCGTCCTCGCCGTGGGCGACGGACAGCGGCTGAGCACCGCGTTCCAGGACAGCGCCGACGGCCAGTACCTGCACGCGCTGCAGGAGAACTTCGGGATCCGCACGAGCATCTCGGCCGAGGGCGACGTCCGTCTGCCGGCCGCGCCGAGCCTGATCGTACGTACAGCAGAGCCGAGGGGAGCCGGGGCGGCCAAGGCCACCGGGCGGGCCACGGCCGATACAGGGAAGGGCACATCTTGA
- a CDS encoding small basic family protein, translating into MIAVLGLIVGVVVGLLVRPEVPAVVEPYLPIAVVAALDAVFGGLRAMLDGIFVDKVFVVSFLSNVVVAALIVFLGDKLGVGAQLSTGVVVVLGIRIFSNAAAIRRHVFRA; encoded by the coding sequence TTGATCGCCGTACTGGGCCTGATCGTGGGAGTCGTGGTCGGACTGTTGGTCCGGCCCGAGGTTCCGGCGGTGGTCGAGCCCTATCTTCCGATCGCCGTGGTCGCCGCCCTGGACGCGGTCTTCGGCGGCCTGCGCGCCATGCTCGACGGGATCTTCGTCGACAAGGTCTTCGTGGTGTCGTTCCTGTCGAACGTGGTCGTGGCCGCGCTGATCGTCTTCCTCGGCGACAAGCTGGGCGTGGGCGCGCAGTTGTCGACCGGTGTGGTCGTCGTCCTCGGCATCCGGATCTTCTCCAACGCCGCCGCCATCCGGCGGCACGTGTTCCGGGCGTGA
- a CDS encoding CDP-alcohol phosphatidyltransferase family protein — protein MEVQETRVQTDRVLTIPNILSMARLVGVPLFLWLILRPVFGGPNSDGWALLVLALSGVSDYLDGKLARRWNQISNLGRLLDPAADRLYILSTLVGLTWREILPLWLTAVLLARELMLLVAVAILRRHGYPPPQVNFLGKAATFNLMYAFPLLLLSDGTGWLSSLAEVFGWAFAGWGTTLYWWAGILYVVQVRRLVKADTAAD, from the coding sequence GTGGAGGTCCAGGAGACTCGCGTTCAGACGGACCGGGTCCTCACCATCCCCAACATCCTCAGCATGGCTCGCCTCGTCGGCGTGCCACTCTTCCTGTGGTTGATCCTCCGGCCTGTGTTCGGCGGACCCAACAGCGACGGCTGGGCGCTGCTCGTCCTGGCCCTGAGTGGTGTCAGCGACTATCTCGACGGGAAGCTGGCCCGGCGCTGGAATCAGATCAGCAACCTCGGCCGGCTGCTCGACCCCGCCGCCGACCGGCTGTACATCCTTTCCACGCTCGTGGGCCTCACCTGGCGGGAGATCCTTCCGCTGTGGCTGACCGCCGTCCTTTTGGCGCGTGAGCTGATGCTGCTGGTCGCTGTGGCGATCCTCCGCCGGCACGGGTATCCGCCGCCGCAGGTGAACTTCCTCGGGAAAGCTGCCACTTTCAACTTGATGTACGCGTTCCCGTTGCTGCTGCTCAGTGACGGAACCGGCTGGCTTTCGTCACTCGCTGAAGTTTTCGGGTGGGCCTTCGCCGGATGGGGTACAACTCTGTATTGGTGGGCAGGGATCCTCTACGTGGTCCAGGTCCGTCGACTCGTGAAGGCGGATACCGCGGCCGATTGA
- a CDS encoding mannose-1-phosphate guanyltransferase has product MKAVVMAGGEGTRLRPMTSSMPKPLLPVANRPIMEHVLRLLKRHGLNETVVTVQFLASLVRNYFGDGEELGMELTYANEEKPLGTAGSVKNAEEALKDDAFVVISGDALTDFDLSDLIAFHKEKGALVTVCLTRVPNPLEFGITIVDEEGKVERFLEKPTWGQVFSDTVNTGIYVMEPEVFDYVEPDVPVDWSGDVFPQLMKEGKPIYGYVAEGYWEDVGTHESYVKAQADVLEGKVQVDIDGFEISPGVWVAEGAEVHPDAVLRGPLYIGDYAKVEADAEIREHTVIGSNVVVKSGAFLHKAVIHDNVYVGPQSNLRGCVIGKNTDVMRAARIEDGAVIGDECLIGEESIVQGNVRVYPFKTIEAGAFVNTSVIWESRGQAHLFGARGVSGILNVEITPELAVRLAGAYATTLKKGATVTTARDHSRGARALKRAVISALQASAIDVRDLENVPLPVARQQTARGSAGGIMVRTSPGVPDSVDIMFFDERGADLSQARQRKLDRVFARQEYRRAFPGEIGDLSFPASVFDSYTGSLLRNVDTTGIDEAGLKVVVDASNGSAGLVLPSLLGRLQVDSLTINPGLDESRPTESAESRRAGLVRLGEIVASARAAFGVRFDPVGERLSLVDERGRIIEDDRALLVMLDLVAAERRSGRVALPVTTTRIAEQVAAYHGTQVEWTTTSPDDLTRVGREESTIFGGDGRGGFIVPEFSSVFDGAAAFVRLIGLVARTQLTLSQIDARIPRAHVLKRDIATPWAVKGLVMRRVVEAAGDRSVDTTDGVRVVEADGRWVMVLPDPAEAVTHLWAEGPDDASAQALLDEWSAVVDSAGQ; this is encoded by the coding sequence ATGAAGGCCGTCGTGATGGCCGGTGGCGAGGGCACCCGCCTGCGCCCCATGACCTCGAGCATGCCCAAGCCTCTCTTGCCGGTCGCCAACCGGCCGATCATGGAGCACGTGCTGCGGCTGCTCAAAAGGCACGGTCTCAACGAGACCGTCGTCACCGTGCAGTTTCTCGCCTCCCTCGTCCGGAATTACTTCGGTGACGGAGAAGAGCTCGGAATGGAGCTCACGTACGCGAACGAGGAGAAACCGCTCGGCACCGCGGGGAGTGTGAAGAATGCCGAGGAGGCGTTGAAGGACGACGCCTTCGTCGTCATCTCCGGGGACGCGCTCACCGATTTCGACCTCTCCGATCTGATCGCCTTCCACAAGGAGAAGGGCGCGCTCGTCACGGTCTGTCTGACCCGGGTGCCCAATCCGCTGGAATTCGGCATCACGATCGTCGACGAGGAAGGCAAGGTCGAACGATTCCTGGAGAAGCCGACCTGGGGGCAGGTCTTCTCGGACACGGTGAACACGGGCATCTACGTCATGGAGCCCGAGGTCTTCGACTACGTCGAGCCGGACGTTCCCGTCGACTGGTCGGGTGACGTCTTCCCGCAGCTGATGAAGGAAGGCAAGCCGATCTACGGCTATGTCGCCGAGGGATACTGGGAGGACGTCGGCACCCACGAGAGCTATGTGAAGGCCCAGGCCGACGTCCTGGAGGGCAAGGTCCAGGTCGACATCGACGGCTTCGAGATCTCGCCGGGCGTCTGGGTCGCCGAAGGGGCCGAGGTCCACCCCGACGCCGTACTGCGCGGGCCGCTCTACATCGGCGACTACGCCAAGGTGGAGGCCGACGCCGAGATCCGCGAGCACACCGTGATCGGATCCAACGTCGTGGTCAAGAGCGGAGCCTTCCTGCACAAGGCCGTCATCCACGACAACGTCTACGTAGGGCCGCAGAGCAATCTGCGCGGCTGTGTCATCGGCAAGAACACCGATGTCATGCGGGCGGCCCGGATCGAGGACGGGGCGGTCATCGGCGACGAGTGCCTGATCGGTGAGGAATCGATCGTGCAGGGCAACGTCCGGGTCTACCCGTTCAAGACGATCGAGGCCGGTGCCTTCGTCAACACCTCCGTCATCTGGGAGTCGCGCGGCCAGGCGCACCTCTTCGGCGCGCGCGGGGTGTCCGGCATCCTCAACGTGGAGATCACACCCGAGCTGGCCGTGCGGCTGGCGGGCGCGTACGCCACCACGCTCAAGAAGGGCGCGACGGTCACCACCGCCCGCGACCACTCGCGCGGTGCGCGGGCGCTCAAGCGGGCGGTGATCTCCGCCCTGCAGGCCAGCGCCATCGACGTACGGGACCTGGAGAACGTGCCGCTGCCGGTGGCGCGGCAGCAGACGGCACGCGGAAGCGCCGGCGGGATCATGGTGCGGACGTCGCCGGGCGTGCCGGACTCCGTGGACATCATGTTCTTCGACGAGCGGGGTGCCGACCTGTCGCAGGCGCGACAGCGCAAGCTGGACCGGGTCTTCGCGCGGCAGGAGTACCGGCGGGCGTTCCCCGGAGAGATCGGCGACCTGTCCTTCCCGGCCAGCGTCTTCGACTCGTACACCGGCTCGCTGTTGCGGAACGTGGACACGACCGGCATCGACGAGGCGGGGCTCAAGGTCGTCGTGGACGCCTCCAACGGCAGTGCGGGGCTCGTGCTGCCCAGCCTGCTGGGACGGCTCCAGGTGGACTCGCTGACGATCAACCCCGGTCTGGACGAGTCCCGGCCGACCGAGTCGGCGGAGAGCCGGCGGGCCGGTCTCGTGCGGCTCGGGGAGATCGTGGCGTCGGCCCGGGCCGCCTTCGGGGTGCGGTTCGACCCGGTGGGCGAGCGGTTGTCGCTGGTCGACGAGCGCGGGCGGATCATCGAGGACGACCGGGCGCTGCTGGTCATGCTCGACCTGGTGGCGGCCGAGCGGAGGTCCGGGCGGGTCGCGCTGCCGGTGACGACCACGAGGATCGCCGAGCAGGTCGCCGCGTACCACGGCACCCAGGTCGAATGGACGACGACGTCCCCCGACGACCTCACCAGGGTCGGGCGCGAGGAGTCGACGATCTTCGGCGGGGACGGCCGGGGCGGGTTCATCGTGCCGGAGTTCAGCAGCGTCTTCGACGGCGCGGCCGCGTTCGTCCGGCTCATCGGACTTGTCGCGCGGACCCAGCTCACCCTCAGCCAGATCGACGCGCGGATCCCGCGGGCCCATGTGCTGAAGCGGGACATCGCCACGCCGTGGGCGGTGAAGGGCCTGGTGATGCGCCGGGTGGTGGAGGCGGCCGGGGACCGGTCCGTGGACACCACCGACGGGGTCCGGGTGGTGGAGGCCGACGGGCGCTGGGTGATGGTGCTGCCCGACCCGGCCGAGGCCGTCACCCATCTGTGGGCGGAGGGCCCGGACGACGCCTCCGCGCAGGCCCTCCTCGACGAGTGGTCGGCAGTCGTCGACAGCGCAGGTCAGTAG
- a CDS encoding DUF881 domain-containing protein, producing the protein MSDNHSNEGNEGNDPADREERADKAGADRADGAPVVPGPDARPLGAEGGGPRDESAPSAPSASSAAPSRPEASGRARLAASLWPPRVTRAQLVVALLLFVLGLGLAIQVRSTSDNSALRGARQEDLVRILDELDDRTQRLEDEKTRLDSQRSELESSSDQAEEARKQTQEKQQQLGILAGTVAAEGPGITLTITDSTGAIESDMLLDAIQELRAAGAEAIQVNGVRVVADSYFSGSGSDMRIDGTKVAAPYVFKVIGKPEDLEPALNIPGGVVQTLEKEQATATVQRSGKIVVDALRPAKRPDYAQSSSQ; encoded by the coding sequence ATGAGCGACAACCACAGCAACGAGGGCAACGAGGGCAACGACCCGGCCGACAGGGAGGAGCGGGCCGACAAGGCCGGCGCCGACCGGGCCGACGGGGCTCCGGTCGTCCCGGGTCCGGACGCACGGCCGCTCGGGGCCGAGGGCGGGGGACCGCGGGACGAATCCGCACCCTCGGCGCCCTCCGCATCCTCCGCGGCTCCGTCCCGGCCGGAGGCGTCCGGACGGGCGCGGCTCGCGGCGAGCCTGTGGCCGCCGCGGGTGACCCGGGCCCAACTGGTGGTCGCGCTGCTGCTGTTCGTGCTGGGTCTCGGGCTGGCCATCCAGGTCCGGTCCACCAGCGACAACAGCGCGCTGCGCGGCGCCCGCCAGGAGGACCTGGTGCGGATCCTCGACGAGCTCGACGACCGCACCCAGCGCCTCGAGGACGAGAAGACCCGCCTCGACAGCCAGCGCTCGGAGCTGGAGTCCAGCTCCGACCAGGCCGAGGAGGCCCGCAAGCAGACCCAGGAGAAGCAGCAGCAGCTCGGCATCCTGGCCGGTACGGTCGCCGCGGAGGGCCCCGGCATCACCCTGACGATCACGGACTCCACGGGCGCCATCGAGTCGGACATGCTCCTCGACGCGATCCAGGAGCTGCGCGCCGCGGGCGCGGAGGCGATCCAGGTCAACGGCGTCCGGGTGGTCGCGGACAGCTACTTCTCAGGAAGTGGAAGCGACATGCGGATCGATGGAACGAAGGTGGCCGCTCCGTACGTCTTCAAGGTCATCGGCAAGCCGGAGGATCTCGAGCCCGCGCTCAACATCCCCGGTGGCGTCGTCCAGACACTGGAGAAGGAGCAGGCCACGGCCACGGTGCAGCGTTCCGGGAAGATCGTCGTCGACGCCTTGCGGCCTGCGAAGCGGCCTGACTACGCTCAGTCGTCCTCGCAGTGA